GCGGTGGCCAGCGAGATCGAGGTACGCCTGCCCGGCACGGACGAGCGCACCGACGCGGAGATCGCCATCGCGGCCGGCCGGGCGCTGGAGTGGGACAGTTTCGTGCCCGCCGAGCGGCTGGACGTCACCGTCGCCAACGGTTGGGTGATGCTCCGCGGCGAGGTGGAGTTCGGTTTCCAGCGGCGTACCGCGGAACGGGAGCTGCGCCGGCTGCGCGGCGTACGCGGGTTGACGAACCTGGTGGAGGTCCGCCCGACCAGCCCGCCCAGCGACGAGCAGACCCGCCGGGACCTGCACCGGGTGCTGATCCGGCGGACCGGCACGGAACGCGTCGACATCCAGGTCACCGGAGACACCGTGGTGCTGACCGGGGTGGTCCGCTCCTGGTGGCAGCGGGACGAGGCGGAACGGGTGGCCTGGTCGACTCCCGGCGTCCGTGAGGTGCACGACCGGCTCGTGTTGGCCGGGTGAGGCCGGGTCGCCGTTTGCCGCCGCCGGCACCGGGAAAGTGCCGTCGATCACGTTCTTCGGTGACCAACGGGGAGGACTCGTGGCCGTGAACCACCTGCCGTCGGAGCGCTCGCGCGCGCGGCCACTGCGGATCGCGATGGTGGCGCCGCCGTGGCTGTCGTTGCCGCCGCCCGGTTACGGCGGCCTGGAACACGTGGTGGCCGGGCTGGTGGACGGCCTCGTCGGGGAGGGGCATGTGGTCACCCTGTTCGGCGCCGGCGCGGAGCACGGCACCGCCGCCGAGTTCGTCTCCACCGTGCCCGACCTCCAGTACGAGCGGCTCGGCGAGGCGCTGCCCGAGCTGGCGCACCTGGCTCGGGTCAACCGCCTGATCTCCGCCGCCGACTTCGACGTGATCCACGACCACACCACCATCGGCCCGCTGATCGCCGACCATCGGGCGGTGCCCACCGTGGCGACCGTGCACGGCAATCCGGTGGGGGAGTACGGCGACGTGCTCGCCGACATCGACCGCGACGTCGGTCTGGTGGCCATCTCGCACGCCCAGCGTCGGGCCAATCCGGGGCTGCCCTGGGCGGGCACGGTGCACAACGCGATGCCGGCACGGGACCTTCCGAGCAAGCGGACACCCGGTCAGGGGCCGGTGCTCTGGCTGGCCCGGTTCAGCCCGGACAAGGGCCCGGAGGTGGCGATCCGGGCCTGCCGGGCGGCCGGTCTGCCGCTCACCCTGGCCGGCAAGTGCAACGAGCCGGCCGAGCGCCGCTACCTCCAGGAGGTGGTCGAGCCCTTGCTGGACGAGGACGTGACCGTGGTGCTGAACGCCGACCGGCAGGCCACGCAGCGGCTGCTGCTCGACGCCCGCTGCCTGATCATGCCGATTCAGTGGGAGGAGCCGTTCGGCATGGTGATGCTGGAGGCGATGGCGACCGGTACGCCGGTGGTGGCGCTGCGCCGGGGCGCGGTGCCGGAACTGGTCCGCCCGGGCCGGACCGGGTTGGTCTGCGACCGGGCCGACGAGCTGCCGGCGGCGCTGCGCGAGTCGCCCCGGCTGGACCCGGCCGACTGCGTGGCGCACGTCGCGGAGAACTTCTCCGTGGAGCGGATGGCCCGCGGCTACGAGGCGGTGTACCGGAGTTTCCTGGCGGACCGGGCCGTCGGGTTCAGGGCGCGGCAGCCGGTCCCGGTCGCGGCCCGCTGACGGGTCAGGCCCGCGCCGCGGCCAGCCGGGCGGCCGCGGCGCCGAGCTGACGGGCGTACCCGCGGGCGAATGCTCCCCTCGCGCTGCCGCGCCTGTCTGGGCTCGGGAGCGCTATCAGGTGCGGGAATGTGTCCGGCCTGTCAATGGCTGTCCGTTTTCTCGTCGCGCTCCGCGACGTCCGCGCGGCCCGGGGTGACGGCGCGCGGCGGGCGGGCCGGCTCGGGCGGGCCCGTTGCGGGGCGCGTGCCAGGATGAACGCCATGAGTGGCGGTCCGGTGGCGTTCGTGCTCGGCGGCGGGGGAGTGCTCGGCGCGGTCGAGGTGGGCATGCTCCGGGCGCTGTTCCGGGCCCGGATCCGGCCGGACATGGTGCTGGGCACCTCGATCGGGGCGGTCAACGGCGCCCTGGTCGCGGCCGATCCGTCCGAGGCCGTCACCGACCGGCTGGTCCGGCTCTGGGCCTCCCCGGAGGCCAGCGAGGTGTACGGCGACTCGGTCGCCCGGCAGCTGCGCCGCTTCGCCGCGCGGACCCATCTGCACTCGCCCCGGCCGCTGCGTCGGCTGCTGGAGAGCGAGCTGGGCGAGGAGACCACCTTCGCGGACCTGAGGGTGCCGTTCCGCTGCTGCGCGGCGAACATCGAGCGGGCCGCCGAGCACTGGTTCCACAGCGGACCGCTGGTGCCCGCGGTGCTCGCCTCCGCGTCGGTGCCCGGGCTGCTGCCGCCCACCCAGATCGACGGCCAGCACTACATCGACGGCGGGATCGTGAACTCGATCCCGATCGGGGAGGCGGTCGCGGCCGGCGCCACGCGGATCTTCGTGCTCCAGGTGGGACGGATCGAGCGGCAGCTGACCCCGCCCCGGCGGCCCTGGGAGATCGCCCAGGTCGCGTTCGAGGTGGCCCGGCGGCACCGGTTCGCCCGGGAGATGGCGGCCCTGCCCGACGGGGTGGAGGTGCACGTGCTGCCGACCGGTGGCGGGGGGCCGCGCGACGACAGCCCGTGGGCGTACCGGGACATGGCGGCGGTGGGGCGGCGGATCAGCCGCGCGTACACCGCCTCCCGGCACTACCTGGCGACCCAGCTGGACCACTGATGCCGCTGCCGCCCCGGTGGGTACGCCGGTTGCTGCTGGCCCCCGGCGTGGTGCTGCTCGCCGTGGCGGTGGTGACCACGCTGCCGGTCTGGGCGCTGCTCGCGCTGGCCGCCTCCCCGCTGGTGCCCGGCCGGCTGCGGCCGCTGCGCCTGCTCTGGATCGGCACGGTCTACCTGATCTGGGACGCGGCCGCGCTGCTCGCCCTCTTCGTCCTCTGGCTGGCCTCCGGCTTCGGCGCCCGCAAGCGGACGCCGATCTTCCAGCGGGCGCACTACGTGCTGGCCGGGCACTTCCTGCGGGTGCTGTTCTGGCAGGCCCGCTGGACGCTGCGGCTGAGCATCGACGTGGTCGGCACGGACCCGGACACCGCGCTGCCCGGCCGGCCGGAGCTGGTGCTCTGCCGGCACGCCGGGCCGGGGGACTCGTTCATCCTGATCCACGCGCTGGTGAACTGGTTCCACCGGGAGCCCCGGATCGTGCTCAAGGAGAGCCTGCAGTGGGACCCGACGATCGACGTCCTGCTCAACCGGCTGCCGAACCGGTTCATCGCCCCCGGGTCGGACGGCCGGGAGACGATGATCGCGCAGATCGGCCACCTCGCCAGCGGCCTGGACGACGACGACGCGTTCGTGATCTTCCCGGAGGGCGGCAACTTCACCCCGGGCCGCCGGCTGCGGGCCATCGCCCGGCTGCGCGCGCTGGGGCTGGAGCGGATGGCGCTGCGCGCCGAGCGGATGGAGCACGTGCTCGCCCCGCAGCCGGGCGGGCTGCTCGCCGCCCTGGACGCCGCCCCGGACGCCGGAGTGATCTTCGTCGCGCACACCGGTCTGGACCGCATGCTCACCGTCGCCGACGTGTGGCGGGAGCTGCCGATGGACAAGCGGATCGTGATGCGGTTCTGGTCGGTGCCGCCCGAGGAGGTCCCCGTCGACCGGCAGGAACGCATCGACTGGCTCTTCGACTGGTGGGCCCGGATC
The window above is part of the Micromonospora inositola genome. Proteins encoded here:
- a CDS encoding BON domain-containing protein is translated as MTTAAAVRTDPEIQRDVLDELDWDAQTQPTEIGVTVSAGVVTLTGWVDSYARRWAAERCAHRVRGVRAVASEIEVRLPGTDERTDAEIAIAAGRALEWDSFVPAERLDVTVANGWVMLRGEVEFGFQRRTAERELRRLRGVRGLTNLVEVRPTSPPSDEQTRRDLHRVLIRRTGTERVDIQVTGDTVVLTGVVRSWWQRDEAERVAWSTPGVREVHDRLVLAG
- a CDS encoding glycosyltransferase family 4 protein, producing the protein MVAPPWLSLPPPGYGGLEHVVAGLVDGLVGEGHVVTLFGAGAEHGTAAEFVSTVPDLQYERLGEALPELAHLARVNRLISAADFDVIHDHTTIGPLIADHRAVPTVATVHGNPVGEYGDVLADIDRDVGLVAISHAQRRANPGLPWAGTVHNAMPARDLPSKRTPGQGPVLWLARFSPDKGPEVAIRACRAAGLPLTLAGKCNEPAERRYLQEVVEPLLDEDVTVVLNADRQATQRLLLDARCLIMPIQWEEPFGMVMLEAMATGTPVVALRRGAVPELVRPGRTGLVCDRADELPAALRESPRLDPADCVAHVAENFSVERMARGYEAVYRSFLADRAVGFRARQPVPVAAR
- a CDS encoding patatin-like phospholipase family protein — encoded protein: MSGGPVAFVLGGGGVLGAVEVGMLRALFRARIRPDMVLGTSIGAVNGALVAADPSEAVTDRLVRLWASPEASEVYGDSVARQLRRFAARTHLHSPRPLRRLLESELGEETTFADLRVPFRCCAANIERAAEHWFHSGPLVPAVLASASVPGLLPPTQIDGQHYIDGGIVNSIPIGEAVAAGATRIFVLQVGRIERQLTPPRRPWEIAQVAFEVARRHRFAREMAALPDGVEVHVLPTGGGGPRDDSPWAYRDMAAVGRRISRAYTASRHYLATQLDH
- a CDS encoding 1-acyl-sn-glycerol-3-phosphate acyltransferase, which encodes MPLPPRWVRRLLLAPGVVLLAVAVVTTLPVWALLALAASPLVPGRLRPLRLLWIGTVYLIWDAAALLALFVLWLASGFGARKRTPIFQRAHYVLAGHFLRVLFWQARWTLRLSIDVVGTDPDTALPGRPELVLCRHAGPGDSFILIHALVNWFHREPRIVLKESLQWDPTIDVLLNRLPNRFIAPGSDGRETMIAQIGHLASGLDDDDAFVIFPEGGNFTPGRRLRAIARLRALGLERMALRAERMEHVLAPQPGGLLAALDAAPDAGVIFVAHTGLDRMLTVADVWRELPMDKRIVMRFWSVPPEEVPVDRQERIDWLFDWWARIDGWVAANRDGVDT